GGAGATCTAGGAGATGGTTAAATGATCGTATTCTGATGGAGCTTGTTCCTCGTTTAGATGCCCAAGAAATCAGAGGCTTGTTTGCCCCACCTCCTTGGGGTAAATAATAATCATCTCTCCCTTTCATTTTTCAGTTTACTTAATGTGCATCTATCATTTGACTACATATGTTTTATCCAACAGGTGATGATGTTCCTCCTTCTGCCTTTTCTTTGACCACTGTTGGGGAATGGGACAGATTCAGAAACATTGACATGGACAAGGAGGTTAGAGTTTAcctctgtcttcttcttttagGACTATGTGTCTTCATAAGAATACAAGTTACATAACCCAAAAATGGATATAAAATTTAGTATAGTAATGATCTAGACATTTCTTGTTTTGCTAGAATCGAGGTGTGATTTGTTTGATTTACTTGGTCTTAACTCTTTAAGTATTAACCATAATtaggagagaaaaaaaatgtgtTCTTGTCAGGCCAATATCATGGACTCCTTGAACCAGTCATCCGTAAGGCAGAAAGGTCATGTGGATGCTGATAAAACTGCTGTTTTAACCGCTTGGCGAAGAATAGAGTGTAGAACTAGAGAGGCTCTTCGGCGCAGCTTTTTACCTGACCTCATCGAGGGCTATGAGGTACTCTATAGATTCTTCAGTTTAAGCTGTATTTaaacccttcttcttcttctactctcAAAAAAACTTCTAATTTCACAGAACTGTATAAGTCATTTCATTGAGGAAGGCGGTGAAGGAGATGTGCTTGACATCAAGGTTCAAGACCCATTCCATAGATTGCTTTTGCACGGTGTTTGTGAGGTAACACCGACATCTCTCTCCTTTTCAGCTAGGTTATCTTCTTTGATACTAAGATGTTGATGGAAAAGAGTAAACAACCTAAAAAGAAACTACTCTTTTTCTTTGGAACAGTACCACAATTTGGTGTCTACAACTGCAACAGAACAAATAGGAAAGAAAGCAACGAAGACGACAAAGATCAAATGGAAGAACAGCGACGAGAAACTGAGCATCAGCCTCGCGCATTTCCTCAGGATGTCAAAGGAAGGAGCTTGGTAACATCATCACATAGACAAACA
The Raphanus sativus cultivar WK10039 chromosome 1, ASM80110v3, whole genome shotgun sequence DNA segment above includes these coding regions:
- the LOC108813389 gene encoding uncharacterized protein LOC108813389, giving the protein MAATNVMRRDESLLMSSSPLDPRRGGDTSASRGLSLEKKIEALESLTGQVSNRRSRRWLNDRILMELVPRLDAQEIRGLFAPPPWGDDVPPSAFSLTTVGEWDRFRNIDMDKEANIMDSLNQSSVRQKGHVDADKTAVLTAWRRIECRTREALRRSFLPDLIEGYENCISHFIEEGGEGDVLDIKVQDPFHRLLLHGVCEYHNLVSTTATEQIGKKATKTTKIKWKNSDEKLSISLAHFLRMSKEGAW